One segment of Carya illinoinensis cultivar Pawnee chromosome 1, C.illinoinensisPawnee_v1, whole genome shotgun sequence DNA contains the following:
- the LOC122290937 gene encoding heat shock cognate 70 kDa protein-like, producing the protein MAEEWKEEPAIGIDLGTTYSCVGVWQHDRVEIIVNDQGNRTTPSYVAFTEKERLVGDAAKNQVARNPTNSVFDAKRLIGRRFSDPLVQNDINLWPFKVIEGSKDKPMIVVSYKGEDKQFSAEEISSMVLKKMREIAEAYLGKTVKNAVVTVPAYFSDAQRKATMDAGGIAGLNVMRILNEPTAAAIAYGLDKAGRIGKRNVLIFDLGGGTADISLLTIGESSFEVKAVAGDTHLGGEDFDNRMVNHFVKIFKRWHKKDISGNPRALRRLRTACERAKRILSSAIETTIEVDSLYDGIDFSSNITRAKFAELNMDLFRSSIELVEKCLTDAKMEKISVHDVVLTGGSTRIPKVQELLQDFFDGKELNRSINPDEAVAYGAAVQAANLNGMGNEKVQNVVLLDVTPLSLGVSVGKERMMSVVIPRNTTIPIKMEEDYTTDNDNQTAAWIPVYEGERANAEDNHWLGEFTLEGIPAAPKGVARLKVCFDIDANSILNVSAVEQSTGVSCSITITNHKARLCNEEINRMVVDAEKYKVEDDERRGRALAKAALENYVYSIRNTINDKKICATLAAAGVEKIEAAIDEVIRWLDDIQFSEAAEFENKLTELELICNPIIAKRCDNK; encoded by the exons ATGGCCGAAGAATGGAAGGAGGAACCAGCAATAGGGATCGATCTCGGGACGACGTACTCGTGTGTGGGAGTGTGGCAACATGATCGAGTAGAGATAATAGTTAATGATCAGGGAAATAGAACGACGCCGTCTTACGTTGCATTCACCGAAAAAGAGCGCTTGGTCGGTGATGCCGCCAAGAACCAAGTCGCCAGGAACCCTACTAACTCCGTCTTTG ATGCAAAGCGGTTGATTGGAAGGAGATTCAGTGATCCGTTGGTTCAGAATGATATCAATCTTTGGCCTTTCAAAGTCATTGAAGGTTCTAAAGACAAGCCTATGATCGTGGTAAGTTATAAGGGTGAAGATAAACAATTTTCTGCAGAGGAAATCTCATCGATGGTCCTAAAAAAGATGCGTGAGATAGCCGAGGCCTATTTGGGCAAGACGGTGAAAAATGCAGTTGTTACCGTCCCGGCTTACTTCAGTGACGCTCAGCGTAAGGCCACAATGGATGCTGGTGGCATTGCAGGCCTCAATGTCATGCGGATCCTTAATGAACCAACCGCCGCTGCAATTGCTTACGGCCTTGACAAGGCGGGTAGAATTGGCAAGAGAAATGTATTGATCTTTGATCTGGGTGGTGGTACTGCAGATATCTCACTTCTTACCATTGGGGAGAGTAGTTTTGAAGTGAAGGCGGTTGCTGGAGACACACACCTTGGAGGTGAGGACTTCGACAACAGAATGGTTAACCactttgttaaaatatttaaaaggtgGCACAAGAAGGACATAAGCGGAAATCCCAGAGCTCTAAGAAGGTTGAGAACTGCTTGTGAGAGAGCAAAGAGGATTCTTTCTTCTGCAATTGAGACTACCATTGAAGTTGATTCTTTGTATGATGGTATTGATTTCAGCTCAAATATTACTCGTGCGAAATTTGCGGAACTCAACATGGATTTATTCAGGAGTTCGATAGAGCTTGTGGAGAAGTGTTTGACTGATGCTAAGATGGAAAAGATAAGTGTGCATGATGTCGTTCTTACTGGTGGTTCTACCAGAATTCCCAAGGTTCAGGAGCTGTTGCAGGACTTCTTTGATGGGAAGGAGCTTAATAGGAGCATTAACCCGGATGAAGCTGTAGCATATGGAGCCGCTGTTCAAGCTGCGAACTTGAATGGTATGGGTAATGAAAAAGTACAAAACGTTGTGCTCTTGGATGTGACCCCCCTTTCCTTGGGGGTATCTGTTGGGAAAGAGCGTATGATGTCTGTTGTGATTCCAAGGAATACCACCATTCCTATCAAGATGGAAGAAGACTATACCACCGACAACGACAACCAAACTGCTGCTTGGATTCCGGTTTACGAGGGTGAGAGAGCAAACGCCGAGGATAATCACTGGTTGGGAGAATTTACACTTGAGGGTATCCCTGCAGCACCCAAGGGTGTTGCTAGGCTCAAAGTATGTTTTGATATCGATGCCAACAGTATCTTGAACGTTTCTGCTGTGGAACAGAGCACCGGCGTGAGTTGCAGCATCACTATCACCAATCACAAGGCAAGACTTTGCAATGAAGAGATTAATAGGATGGTCGTGGATGCAGAGAAATACAAGGTTGAAGATGATGAGCGTAGAGGGAGGGCTTTGGCAAAGGCAGCTTTGGAGAACTATGTCTACAGCATAAGGAACACTATTAATGATAAGAAGATTTGTGCCACGCTCGCCGCTGCTGGTGTGGAGAAGATTGAAGCTGCTATAGACGAGGTGATTCGGTGGTTAGATGACATCCAATTTTCAGAGGCAGCTGAGTTTGAGAACAAGCTTACGGAGCTTGAGTTAATCTGCAATCCGATAATTGCAAAACGTTGTGATAACAAATAA